In Monodelphis domestica isolate mMonDom1 chromosome 4, mMonDom1.pri, whole genome shotgun sequence, one DNA window encodes the following:
- the LOC100617077 gene encoding olfactory receptor 52H1-like, which yields MMATFNLSSYNPSFFILVGIPGLEKFHIWIAIPFCVIYLVAIVGNCVLLYLIAVEHSLHEPMFFFLSMLAKTDLILSSTTMPKLLSNLWFGDKKITFLGCLTQMFFLYFSFFVDSAILLAMAYDRYVAICSPLRYTTILTHQVITKIVVGIILRSFCVILPIVFLLKRLPFCRTRIIPHTYCEHIGVARLSCADISINIWYGVAVPLMTVVSDIVLIAVSYTIILSAVFRLPSRGARQKALGTCGSHVCVILIFYTPAFFSVLAHRFGHDVPRHVLILFANFYVAIPPALNPIVYGVKTKQIRDKILLLFSPKGTQ from the coding sequence ATGATGGCCACATTCAACCTGAGCAGCTATAATCCCAGCTTCTTTATCTTAGTGGGGATCCCAGGGCTTGAGAAGTTCCACATCTGGATTGCGATTCCCTTCTGTGTTATCTACCTTGTGGCCATTGTGGGTAACTGTGTCCTGCTGTACCTCATTGCTGTGGAGCACAGCCTCCATGAGCCCATGTTCTTTTTCCTGTCCATGCTGGCCAAAACTGATCTCATTTTGTCATCTACAACAATGCCCAAATTACTCAGTAACCTCTGGTTTGGTGACAAGAAAATCACCTTCTTGGGCTGCCTCACCCAGATGTTCTTCCTCTATTTTAGCTTTTTTGTAGATTCTGCAATACTGTTGGCCATGGCCTATGACCGCTATGTGGCCATATGCTCTCCACTGAGATACACCACCATTCTGACCCACCAGGTCATCACTAAGATTGTGGTGGGAATCATCCTCAGGAGCTTCTGTGTCATCTTGCCAATTGTTTTCTTGCTAAAACGACTGCCCTTCTGCCGAACACGCATCATCCCCCATACATACTGTGAACACATAGGTGTAGCCCGACTCTCTTGTGCTGACATCTCCATCAACATTTGGTATGGTGTTGCTGTGCCACTTATGACTGTAGTCTCTGACATTGTCCTCATTGCTGTCTCTTATACCATTATCCTGAGTGCAGTCTTTCGCCTCCCTTCTCGTGGTGCCCGCCAGAAGGCTTTGGGAACCTGTGGATCTCATGTCTGTGtcatcctcattttctatacCCCTGCCTTCTTCTCAGTCCTTGCTCATCGCTTTGGACATGATGTCCCACGTCATGTCCTCATCCTATTTGCCAACTTTTATGTTGCCATTCCTCCAGCTCTCAATCCTATTGTCTATGGAGTAAAGACAAAGCAAATTCGAGATAAGATTCTTCTCCTATTTTCTCCAAAGGGAACACAATGA